The sequence CCAGGCGGGCGTCGTCGCTGGCCCGCCGTGCGCGGGCCTGCTCGTCCTCGCCGCCGATGGCCTGGCCGAGGTAGTGCTCGTGCAGCTGCTGAACTTCCTTCCTGCTGCTGCCGGCCAGCCGCAGCGCGATCCGGGACGTCTGCAGCTGCCGGGTGATGTCCGGCAGGATCACCTCCCGGGCCTGCTTGGCCTGCGCGTCGGCCACCCGTGCCCGGCCCGCTTCCTCGAACGCCGTCGTCAGGTGCGCGACGGCCTGGTCGAGGACGACTCCGGCGTCGCGCGCCCACTGCTGGCCGCGACTGGCTCCGGCGGCCCGCTCCTGCTCCATCCGCCCGGCCAGGACCTGGTGGGCCGCGCGGGCCGCGGCCGCCTTCTTCTCGTACGCCTCCACCTTCTTGAGGAAGTAGACGAGGTCGTCGGCGAGGGCCGTGTCGATACGGCTGCCGTACGGCCGGACCTTCCAGTCCGGGACGTCCGGCTCGGCGCCGTGCTCCTGGCGCTCTCCGAGGGCCGGCTCCTGGTGCTGCTGGAGGCGGGCCTGCTTCTCGGCGTGGCGGCGCCGGGAGTCCTCGGTCGAGCCCTGGGTGGAGGTCGACTTCATCCGGGCCGCCCGCGCGGACACCACCCGCCGGGCTTCTTGGAGGGAGGCCTCGACGTTCTCGCGGGCCCGGACCTGCTCGGCCTCGACCTGGTGCGGCACTGCCACGGGCTCCGGGGCGGGCCGCAGCTCGTCGGAGACCATGCCGTCGGGCTGGGACTGCCCCAGGAAGCGGGCGAACGCGGAGACCGCGCGGTGCAGCTGTTCGGTCTCGGAGCGGGCGGCCCCGAGCAGCTGCTGGGTGCGCTGGTCCTCGATGACCTCCAGGGGCAGCCAGAGGTGGTTGGCGTGCCGGGCGCGGGTGATGCCCGGGTAGGTGGCGAACGCGTTCGCCCCGTGCCCGTACAGCAGGCTGGTGTGACAGGTCAGGCCCTGGGAGGCGGCCACGGTCATCGCGTAGCCCAGGGACAGGGCGCCGGCGCCGATGTCGTCCGGCCGCATCCACGCCGACTCGGTCCGGACGCTGCCGTCGGGGTTCCGGTCCTTGGTCCGCCAGGTGATCTCGACGTGCCGGTCCTCGCGGATCGCGGTCACCACAGCGCGGTACCCGTTGAGGACGTCGGGGCCTTCGCCGCGGCGGGAGCGGTAGTCGTTGACGCGGACGCGGACCAGGTCGCCCTCGGCGAGGCTGAGGGAGCCCCCGCCCGGCAGGGCGTAGGTCTGCTCGGCGCCGAGTTCGCCGGCGGCCCGCCGGATCTGCTGGGCGCCGGAGTTGAGCGCGTCGACGTCCACGTTGCGCGCGGCGAGGACCACCAGGTTCTCCACCAGGTCCTGCTCGTCGGGCCAGACCCGGCGCAGCTCGTCCCACGCCATCAGCATCTCGGAGCGGGCCTCGTCGGCGGTCGCGACGGCGTGGACCCGGCCGCCGGCGGCGAGCATTTCCAGCGCCCGCTGGTGGTCTCCGGTCCGCCACACCTCCAGCGCGGCCCGCTCCGCCTCGTGCTCCTGGCGGCGGTTCTCGGTGAGGACCTCGCCGTCGACCAGCCGGTGGACCTCGCGGAACCAGCCGCCCACGCCCACGGCCTGAAGCTGCTTGGGGTCGCCGATCGCGACGAGCTTCGTGCCGGTGCGGGCGGCCTCGGCGAGGAGCTTGGCGGCAGAGCGATCGTCGGTCATCACCGCCTCGTCCAGGACCAGGACGTCGACCCCGGTCAGACCCCGGCCGCTCTCGATCTGCTGCAGCCAGGACGCGACCGTGCGCGACGGGATCGCGGAGGCGTCCTCAAGCCCCTTGGCGCCGACGGCGGACAGGCACGCGCCCGCGTACGTCGTGCCGGTGGCGTCCCACGCGATCCGGCACGCGTCCATCAACGTGGACTTGCCCGCCCCGGCCACGCCGATGACGGCCTCGACGCCGTGCCCGGCGGTCAGCAGGCGCGTGACGACCTGCCGCTGCTGGGCGGACAGCTCGAACCCGGCCGCCACGGAGAAGACGCTCATGGCCGCCTCGGCCTGGGCGGCGGTCAGCCGGACGGAGCCGTCGCCGTAGCGGGCGGTGGCCTGCTCGATGGCGGTCTCCTCGGCGGCCAGGACGTCGGCGGTGGTGTACCGGTCGGTGCTGCTCATGACGGTGGAGCCGACGTGGGGCAGGGCCACCGCGTACCCCTCGACGCGCAGCACGTCGTCGGCCAGTCGCTCCAGCGCGGCCGGGTCGTCGCCGATCCCGTACGGCAGGGCGTTGCCGACGGCGGCCAGGAGCTCGGCCCGGGTGAAGCTCTTCTTCGTGGCGGTCACCCCGTTCTCCGGGTGGAAGACCACGGCGGCGATGTCAGCCGGTGGCGGGATCCGCGGACCGCCACCTGGGCCGGCGAGTGTGGCGCCGCCGTCCGGGCCCGGCCCGCCGGGCGCCGCGGCGGCCACCATCGCGTCGACGTCGACCCCGGCGGCCTCCGCCCGCTCGCGCCACGATTCCCGCATCCCGGTCGCGTCCGCCTGGTGCTTGGCGCGGCGGGTCTCGGCGGCCAGGCGCTGCTGGTCCTCCCGGGTGGCGTCCTCGCCCAGTTCCTCGGTCACCATCGCCGAGCGGCGGGAGAAGGCGTCGCGCAGCTGCTCGGGGATGCCGTCGACCTCCCACGCGCCGGTTGTCGCGGTTTGGGTGCGGCGTACGCCGAACCGCTCGTACGTCAGCGACCTGACGCGGGCCTTGAAGTAGGCGTCGGCGGCGCTGGCGTGACGGTAGAGGTCGCTGCCGGAGTTGGCGACCGAGCGCCACTTGCCGTCCGTGCAGCGCGCCATGTTGGCGATGACGACGTGCAGGTGCAGGTGCGGGTCCCCCGGGGCGCCGTCGCCCATCGGGCGGGCGGAGCGGTGCTCGACGGACCAGCCGACCAGACCACCCGTCGCCAGGCGGACCGGCCGGCCGTCGTCGCTGCCGACCCCGTAGCCGATCCACCGCTCCAGCTGCCGGAACGTCTCCGCCTTCGCCCGGTGCACGATCGCCCGGTAGTCGACCTCGTCCAGCTCGCCCATGAGGCCGGCGAGCACGCTGTCCGACTTGGGGAGGTCGAGGACCAGGTCCCAGCCGCGCACGCGCGAGTCGACGCGGAGGTCCTGGTGCTCCCGCGCGGTCGCCAGCTCGGCGGCGGTGTAGACGTCGGCGAGGTCGAGGCCGGCAGCGCGGGCCAGCTTGTGCAGGGTCTCGACGTGGAGGCGGTGGGCCTCGCCCTTGCGGTTCACCATCCGCTGCTGCTGGCCCAGCTTCTTCTGCTGGTACGGCTTGCCGTCCAGCAGCGCCTCCGGCTCCACCCCGGCGCCGGCCGCGGCGGCCTCGATCGCCTTCACCAGCGGGGCCACCGTGAGCGTCGCCAACTCGTGCGCGCGGACCGACGTGGCCGATCCCGCGAGGCGGGCGCCGGTCTTTGGGTGGCAGCCCTTCATGAGCTGGCGGGCGGCTTCCTCGCCCTCGTGGTCGAGGGCCTGGCCCTCGGTGAGACCGACCGAGTCCAGGCCGGTCCCCATCCAGACGAGCACCCCGTCCGATTGCAGACGGTAGCGGACAGCGGGATCCGGTGAGTCGAGGTCGACGGCCTGGTCGGCGTCGACCACGGCGCCGGTGCTCTCGACCACACCGCATCCGGCGTGCCTGCGCAGCCGGTAGTCGACCTGCTCGTCCGCGCTGATCTCCGTCACCCACGCCACCGGCGCCCCCCGACTTCCCTACGCACCTTGTGCGCTTGTGCTGTTGCTGTTCACCGGCCGGGGCCGGGGTTACCCGTGAGGGTAACCCCCTTTGTACATGCCCTGTTTTTGATCTTAGTCGGTAGGTCCACCACGTCTGGCGGACGTTGTCGGACGACAGACGAATGTCAGTGGCCGACGACAGGAAGTGTCAGTGGTCGGCGACATGACGGGTGTCAGTAGGGATTGACGTCGTCGGTGTCGATGGCGCGGAGGCTGTACTGGACGTCGTCGGCCAGAACGGTGGCACCGTCGGTGGTGACGGTGAGGAGTCCGGCGTCGATGAGTCCGGCGACGGCATGAGCCCAGGGCCCGTCCTCGTCGGCGGTCACAGAACCGTCGTGCCAGGCCTGGTAGAGGACGGTGGCGTCGAGGTCGCTGAGGACGTCGCGCTGGAGAGGCCGACGGTGTGTGCCGTTGGGGTTGCGCCACGTCGCCGTGTGGTTGCCGGGGTGGATCGCGTTCATCTGCTCGTCGGTGAGGACGTCCATGCGCGGGGCGAGGGTGAAGTGGGCGGGGGCGACCCGACGGAGGGCGTACGGGCCTCCGAGGCCGGGGGCTGCCCAGGCGTGGTCGAGGGCCTCGATCGTGCGGTCGATGTCCCAGTGCAGGGACTCGGCGAGGTAGTCGGCGGTGAGCGGGCGGCCGGCGTGCGCGAGGGCGTTGAGGACGGCGGTCGCGTCGGCTTCGGTGCCGGGGTCGTGGGGCTGCTGGATCTGGTGGTGGCGGGGCAGGCGGTAGACCTCTTCGGCGAACGGGGTGAGGTCGGCGGGGTGGAGGTCCAGGCACCGGGCGAGTTCGAGGACGACGTGCAGGGGCTGGTTGGGCAGGGCGTCGAGCCGGATGTCGTTCTCGTGGACGCCGAGGAGGTCGGCGAGTTCCCAGCTGGTCATGCCCGCGCTGTGGAGGCGACGGCGGATTTCGGTGCCCCAGCCGCGGGGCTGCCGCCTGCGGGGCGGTGCCTGGTACCAGCGGTTCACAGGTCGCCTCCCTGGTCGTCGAGAACGCTGACGGTGAGACGGCGTGCGGTCATCCAGTCGGTGTGGGGGGTGGGGCCAGCGCCGATCTGTCCGTCCTCACGGCACGCGCCGCGGTGGAGCCAGTGGGGGTGGACGCCGATCCGGCGGCAGGTCCGCAGGGTGAGCTCGGTCAGGGTGCGTTCGGAGGCGGGGAGCGCGGGGTCCTGGTAGTTGACGAAGAGGTGGCCGCGGGTGCCGGAGCCTTCCGCGCGGCGGTGGGCGAGCTGGGCGGCGATGATCTCAGCGGCGTACGGGGGCAGGGGTGTCTTGCCGGTGGTGTGTCCGTAGCTGGGGCACTCGTCGTCCTCGCGGCGGTCGATCTCGGCGGCCCAGTCGGTACGCAGGTAGACGGCGTTGTCGCCGAACGTCGACAGGTACAGGTAGTGGCCGTCCTCGTCGACGTTGCGGCACAGCACGTGGGAGAACCGGTCGGGCGCAGCCGACAGGTGCAGGGCCAGGACGGTGGCGGCCGCCGCGTCGGTGGCGACGGTTGCGCGCAGGGCCCGGCAGATGGTGGGGGTGAGCCAGGTCGGCAGGCGGTCGGCCGGGGCCGGGCCGAGGCTGGCGGGCTGCCAGCGCAGGAGGACGCCGCGGCTGAGGAGGGCGGCTTGGATGGCGCGGAGGCGGATGAGCGCGAGCCGGGGGCTGGTGGCGGGGCCGATCCGTTCGTCGCGGAGGTAGGCGTTGAGGCCGCGGGCGAAGTCACCGGATCGGGGGGCGGCGAGGTCGTGGGGGTGACGGCGGACGAACTGGTCGGTGCGCTGGGCCTCGGAGCGGTACACGTGGTTGAGCTGGTCGAAGGTGTCGGCGGCGAGGCGTCGGCGGCAGACGGCGAGGAAGAACGGGAAGTCCGCGTCGGGCAGGGCCGGCCAGTCGTCGTCGGGGTCGGGGTCCTCGTCGGGGTTCGGCGCCAGGCTGGTAGCCGGATCGGGCAGGGGCAGCAGCCGGTAGAAGTCGTCCAGGTAGATCACGCGCAGGGGCCGGTTGGGTCCACCCGAGGGGAGCTTGCCGCGCCGGCCGTGGAGACGGGAGTGACCGAGGCTTTCGAGGGCGTTGCCCATCTTGGTCGCGTCGCGGGGTGAGGACCAGATCAGCCACAGGGTGGCGTCGACGGTGTCGGCGAGCTCGGCCAGGCGGACGGCCTCCTTCTCGGAGAGGCGGTGGCCGCGCTCGACGACGATGTGCGTGGTGCGTGCGGCGGCCAGCCATGCGGCGGCGGCCGCCCATGCGCTGTCGATGGTCAGGCGGTTGGTGCGGGCTGCGGCCGGGTTCTTGCCCGCGGCGGTCAGGACGTCCCACACCAGATCGGACGCGGACCGTACGGGGTTGGGGCGCACGACGACGCACTGGGCGGACTCCAGGGCGGCCAGGCGCCGGGTCACGTTCACCTCGTCGAAGGCGTCGGTGACCAGGTAAACGGTCCGCCACGGCCGGGCGGGCAGGGAGAGCGGGTCGGTGCCGGGGAGGGTCTCAGTCACGCAGGCCGCCGCCGAGGAGGGCGTACACGTTGTGCACGGTGTCCTCGTCCACGGTCGTCAGGTTCTGCTCCGTGCACAGGGAGGCGGCGGTGTGGGTGAACACGGCCCAGTCGCGCATGGTGCCGTGCCCGTAGGAGGCGTCGACGTCTAGGAGCAGGGCGTCGTCCGCCTCGGCGTAGATCGGGTGGTAGCGGCGCATCAGGGCCGGCACTTTCTGTGGATTGAGCGGCTGGAAGGGCAGACGGCGGAAGACCCGGGAGCGGAGCATCGGCTCCTTGGAGAGGACCTCCCAGCAGCCGTCGCCGCCGACGTAGAGGAGCGCGAATCGGGTGCGGGGGTGGTCGTGGAGGTGGCGCAGCAGTTCGATGCAGTCGCCGGTCAGACGCTGCGCCTCGTCCACGACGATCAGCCGCATCGGGGTTGCGAGCAGGCCGGTCAGTTTGGTGGTGAGGTCGAAGCGGTTGCGGGAGGAGGGTGTCTCGGTGCCGGTGAGTTCGCGCAGCAGCTGGTCGGCGATCATGCGCATGGTCGGGCGGGAGGGGAAGGTCAGGACGCACACCTGCGGCCGCTGGGTGGGTGGTAGGGCATCGAGGGCTTCGAGGGCGGCTTCGACGGCGAAGGTCTTGCCGGTGCCGGCCGGTCCGTGAACGACGCCGGTGGCCGCGTTGGCGACGAGGTCGCGGACGATGCGGGTGGTCATCTGGAAGTGGCCGGTGGGCAGGGCGGCGGCGCCGTCCAGGTCGACGAAGTGGCGCGGCATCAGCTCTCCGGGTCTGCGGTGGGGTCGGTCAGTCCGAGCAGGCTGGTGCTGGCCTTGGCGGCGAGCGCCTGGTCGCGGTCGTGCTGGGTGCGCGCTCGTCCGTCGGCTGCGCTCACCAGCCGGGACTCCGCCGGGGTGGCGCCGTCGCCGGTCATCGGGGCGAGCTCACGGCGGGCCCGCTTTGCGGCCTTGCGTCGCTCGGCACCAAGGCGCTTGGCCTCGGCGCGGGCGTGTTCGCGGAAGGCCTCGGTCTGTTCGGGGGTGAGCTGCCCGGTCGGGTAGGCGGTGCACAGGTGCTCGGTGCCGGCGTAGACCTCGATCTGCCGGTCGTCGTGCGGCATGTACCGGATCTGGACCCGCTGTCCGCCGCGCCCGTACAGCTCGGGGGCGACGTAGGTCAGGGACTGGAAGCTGATGCCGTCCTTCTGGATCGTGCGGTCGGTGGAGGCGAGCATGAGGTGGCGCAGCCGGTCGGAGCCGATCCGCCGCAGCGGCGCCGGGTCCTCCATCCACGCCTGGAGGGGCGTGCGGCCGCCCAGCATCCGGTGCGGGCGTTCGGTGTTGTACCAGCGGGCCCACAGGGCGAAGCGGTCCACGAACCGCTCGATCCGCATCGGCCCGCCGGCCTCGCCGCTGGCCTCCCCGGCGGCCTGCTTGGCGGCGACGGAATCCTTCACCGGGCCGTACAGCTTCCCGCTTGCGTCGCGGGGGCCGCCGGTGAAGCCGGGGAGCTGGGAGATCAGCATCTGCTCGATGGTGAGGTTAAGCCGCTCCACCTTGCCCTTGCGATGCGGCTGGAACGGGGGAAGGCGGTGCATGACCACGGCGAGGGTGCCCAGGGCCGCCTCGACATCATCGGCCGCGAACTCCAGGCCCTGGTCGATGCGGACGCGCTCGGGGACGGCGCCGAACGGCGAGGCCTCCGGCTCGTGGAGCATGGCCATGCGCATCGCGGTGAACACCGTCCCCGACGTCGGGGTGATGGCGACGGCCCAGCCCAGCAGGGCGCGGGTGCCGTCGTCGACGACCGTGGTCATCCACGGGCAGATCGCTTTGCCCTTCGGCGGCAGCACCACGAGCGGCAGCTGCTTGTGGTCCATCTCCCAGCACCGGCCACGCAGCGCGTCCGGGCGCTTCAGGTACACCGCGGCCGCCCGGCGGCCGGACTCGCCGGTCCGCCACGCCGCCTGCTCGGCCGGGGTCAGCTCCTGGCCGAACGCCCGCTGCAACGTCCGCAGCGTCACCGGGCGGCCGCCGGCCCACCCCTCGGAGAGGAAGGGAGGCACCGGCGCCCCGGCCGTCGTGCCGTCCCCCGCGAGCACGGCCTGCCGCGCCCGGTGCAGGGCGGCGATGTTGCCCCGGTAGAACGCGAACGCCTCGCGGTCGGTCTCACTCAGCAGGTAGCGCGGTCGCGACTGCCGTACGGGACGGGCGGCCGGAGAGGACAGCCACCGCCACACGGTGCGCTCGCTCACCCCGGTGCTCTGCGCGACGGTCCGCACATGCCCGGCCGTCAGTACCCCGTCGGCCCGCAGCTCTTCCAGCCGGGCCACCGCCGTACGCCGCACCTCCGCCGCGATCTTCGCCACGGTCCGAAGTGTCAGTGGGATGTCGCCGCCCCGGCACCCCTGCGACACCGTCTCCGCTCGAACTGCTGAACCCACCCCGAACCGGTTGCAGGCGCCGCGCTCCAGCGGCTAGAGCAGGCAGGGTGTCCGCCGTCCCGGAATCGGTCGTTTCCGGGACGGCCGCCCGAGACAGGGCCCCGCGACGGGAACCCGTCCCGAAAGGCGTCCCGGAACTCCGGGCGGGCACGACGATGCGGGATGCGTTTTCGGGACGGGCTGCTTCGAGCGGCCGGGCGGGAGTGGAACACGTGGACGTCGACCTGGACGAGATCGCCCGCGCCGAGCTCGTCGAGCGCGAACCGTGCCCGCGGTGCGGGGCACCGCCCGGCTCCCCCTGCCGGGCGAACTCCGGCGTCGTCGCCGTCGACTACCACACCGGCCGCTACGGCAAGATCCCCGCGCTCAAGTCCGGACCCGCGATCCGCATCCCCGCAGCCCGCGGCCCGGGCCGGCCCTGGCAGCCCGGCCCCGAACCCGACCTCGCCATCGGCGCCGCGCTCGCGCGCTCCGGCGACCGCATCGGCTACGCCCGCGTCTCCAGCAAGGGCCAGGACCTCGCCGGACAGGTCCGCCTCCTCAAAGAGGCCGGGTGCGTCCGAATCTACGTCGAGAAGATCGGCACCCGCGAGAAGATCCGCCCCGAGTACAACACCGCCCTCGCCGACCTCCGCCCGGCCGACACCCTCACCGTCACCATGCTCGACCGCCTCGGCCGCAACATGATCGAGCTCATCACCAGCGCGCAGGACCTCGCCGAACGCGACCACCGCCTGGAAATTCTCGGCGGCCCGCTGTCCGGCATGTACGACCCGCAGGGCGCCGGGAAGGTGCTCTTCGTAGTCTTCGCCGCGATGGCCGAGGTCGAGCGGGAGTTCATCCACGAGCGGACCCTGATCGGCCTGGACACCGCCGCCGCGAACGGCAACCACGGCGGCCGCCCGCCCGCGATCGACGGCGACATGCTCGCCGTCGCACTCCGCCGCCGCGACGCGAAGGAGTCGGTCACCGCCATCGCCACGCACCTGGGCGTCGGCCGCTCCACCCTCTACCGCACCCTCGCCGCGTACGACGAAGCCGCGGCCACCACAGACGTGCCACGGATCACCGCCCTCCGCGCTGGGCCGCCTGACAACCGTCGGTGACCAGCCGAGAACCCAGCCAGCCGATCGGGCAGGGGCCGGAGTCGCCGACGGTGTCACCTCAGCCATGTTGTCTACTACAAGGCCTTGTTCATGCTGCATTTGGTTGCCAGGAGGTCTGGAAGATGGGCGAGCTGTACCCGCCGGTCGAGCCGTACGAGAAGGGGATGCTCGACGTCGGCCACGGCAACCTCGTGTACTGGGAGGTCTGCGGCAACCCGGACGGCAAGCCCGCCCTCGTCGTCCACGGCGGACCGGGATCAGGATGCGGAAACGGGGCACGCCAGTACTTCGACCCTGACCTCTACCGGATCGTCCTTTTCGACCAGCGCGGCTGCGGCCGCAGCACCCCCCACGCAAGCGAACCCACGACCGACATGCGCCACAACACCACCCGGCACCTGATCGCCGACATGGAGCGGCTGCGGGAGCACCTGGGTATCGACCGCTGGCTGCTCTACGGAGGCTCGTGGGGCTCCACGCTGATCCTGGCCTACGCCGAGACCTACCCGGAGCGGGTGTCGGAGATCGTCATAGCCGCCGTCACCACCACCCGGCGCTCCGAGATCGACTGGCTCTACCGAGGTGCGGGCCGGTTCTTCCCCGAGCAGTGGGAACGCTTCCTCGAAGGAGCCGGCGGCACACCACGGGACGGTGACATCGTCGCGGCCTACGCACACCTGATGGAACATCCGGACCCCGCGGTACGGGAGAAGGCCACAGCCGACTGGTGCGCCTGGGAAGACGCGGTCCTGTCCGGGGAAACGAACGGCGCCTCCAACCCGTACGGCGACCGCCCGCCGGCCGCGCAACTGGCCCTGGTCCGCATCTGCTCGCACTACTTCTCCCACGGCGCTTGGCTGGAGGAAGGCGCCCTCCTGCGTGATGCGCACCGCCTGGCCGGTATCCCAGGCGTGCTCGTCCACGGCAGGCTCGACCTGGCTGGCCCGCTCGACACCGCATGGGAACTCGCCCGCGCCTGGCCCGATGCCCAGCTGACCGTCGTCGGCAACGCAGGCCATCTGGGGAGCGATACGACCCGAGCCCATGTACTCAAGGCCCTCGACCAATTCGCTCGCCAGGGATGAGACCAGACCGCCCGGCGATCAAGAGTCACTGACACCTCACGTGTCGCCAACCGCTGACATATCCATGTCCCCCGACATCAGTCCCACAGCAACAGCAGCAGCCACTCGATGATCTGACGGATCGCAGCCCCCAGCGCGAGGTAGTGCGGGAGGTCGGCGAACTTCGGGCGGACCGCCGCGAGGCCGCGTCGACTGCTCTCCGTAACCGTGCTCTTCTTGACCCCGTGGCGGGCGGCGACCTCCTCGGCCGACTCGCCCAGGCCCTTGTGGTCGTAGAGGTACTGGCGGGTGCGCGGCGGGAGCTTCTTGAGCTCCTCCTCCAGCAGGATGAGGTTGATGACCTCATCCATCGGGTCCTCGGCGTCTTCCGCGATGCTGTCCTCGGCGCTGCAGGCGTCGATCGGCGCCTCCTTCGGCGACATGGGAAAGCGCCGCTTCGCGATCAGGAGGGCCGTCCGGTACATGGCGCGCTCCGGCAGTACGATCCGGTCCCGGCTCCGCCAGAGCACCTCCATGACCTCGGAGCTGACGTCGTCCACCGCCATCTCCCGCGCACCACCGGGGAGGTGGTGCAGACGGCTGCGGGTGTACTTCCGCAGCCGCCGGCCGTAGAGCAGTTCGAACCGCTCGAAGGGCGCCTTGTAGACCCAGCAGGCCCGGCACCACCGGTCCTGGTCGCCGTAGAGACCGGTCGGCGTCTCCACCGGACCGCCGTCCGCAGCAGTCGGGAAGACCACCTTCAGGCGGTCCGACTCGTCGGAGCAGCCGAGGCAGTACAGCGGCACGTTGACGTTCACACACTCCCCCTTGGGGCGGGGCCAGCCATCCTGCGATCGGCCCTTCACCCCTCTCGTGCGTGCAACCGCCCCTCCGGACGACACCGAGTTCCAAGAAATTCTCGCGGGTGACACCAGCCACCCGCCCCGGCAAGATCCCGCGCACGGGGCCTTCCGCCCTCGGCGGTCTGGACTAGCCGGGCGCTCGGACGGGTCAGGAGGTGACCTCCTGAAACTCGTCAGAGCGGTCGAAAATCCACTCGATTCTGGCGCACAGACTCTCCCCCACACCGGTTCGCTCGCCGATGCTGCACGCGATGCTCGCCCAGAGCTGTGCTTGAGCCCCTGTCGTTGAGGTGGCGTTGCGCCATAGGACGTCCGTCAGCGCGGAGAGCTGGGCCGTGTACCCGTTGAGCGGCTGGAGAACCCTCTGCCGATCCATGCGTACGCCGTACCTGAACTCGCGGCGGATGGATCGCAGGAAGCGTTCGTAGTCGAGCAGAGCATGAACACTTGCTTCGAGGTGCTTCAGGCTGTACCTAGTCAGCTCCAACGCCTTCAGCCGCCAGAGCTCCCCCGTCACCTTCGAGATCGCTGCCAGCTCTTTCCCCATGATGTCGACAAGCTCCCGCACTGCCGGACTCTCTCCGGCGGGTTGCATCCCGAACTCAGTGGCGATCTCTTGGACAACGTCGATGTTGGAGAGCCGGGCTTCATCCTCTGCGGCCCTGAGGGGACTCAGCTGCTCGAGTCCCGCCTCGGTGTGCAGAGACCGGGCCACAGTGCTGCGCAGCTCCTCTGCGTGTGTAAGAAGGAGAACGTCGAGGAGGTCGTCGGTGTCGGTGCCGGTGCCGGTGCCGGTGGCTAGGGGGTCATTCATCCGAAGGTCCTTCCTCGGTGTGGCTGTGGCCGGGCCCTGCGAGTCCAAGCAATTCCTTCAACTTGGCTCGACCCCGCTTGGCGTTCGTACGCAGGGCCATCTCGGTTTTCCCGGTGAACTCGGCGATCTCCCCGTAGGCGAATCCGTCCATCTGCCACGCGAGGACTTCCTGCTGCGCGGGGGACAACTGCTGGATCGCGCGGACGATTCGCTGTTGGGTTTCCGTGAGGATCACCTCGCTGATCGGGCAGGTGCCGCCGACGCGGTCCGGCACGAAGCCCGCAGGGGACTCCACGTGGTGTGACTGGCGCAAGTACTTGGTCCACGCGACCTTGCGTAGGTAAGCCCGAGGGTGCTCGATGACGCGCCAACGGTCCGGAAGCAGCTCGATGAACGCCTCGTGCGCCGCATCGGCCGCCTCATAAGGGGTAGCACCGCGGTGTATGAGGTGCACCGTCACCGCCCGCATCTCCAGGTTGTAAAGACTGTCGAAATCATCGCGGGGAAGGCGGCGAACCGCGTACGTCTGCACGTGCGCGGCAGTTGCCGGGGATTCGGTCACGTCACCTCGCTTCGCTCGGGTTGTCGGCAAAACCGACCATGATCTCGACCTGACGCTCGCGATCCTTCTCAACCAGCCGGCTGCCAGCGGGCAGGAGCCGAACCCGATCTGACAGCCCGCTCTGGGCCAGCTCTGCCCTGCGGACCGCTCCCCGCTCCCTGATCCAGCGGAGAAGCAGTCTCACCAGGTAGCCCAGAGCCACAGTCACCGCCCCTAAAACCAGAGCAGGATCCATCTCTGTTCTCCTCCACGATGGCGGTGCTGTCCGCTCCGCGTCTGCCCCTTAAAGCAACTACAAGCTGTCCGCGTGACA is a genomic window of Streptomyces virginiae containing:
- a CDS encoding RNA polymerase sigma factor is translated as MTESPATAAHVQTYAVRRLPRDDFDSLYNLEMRAVTVHLIHRGATPYEAADAAHEAFIELLPDRWRVIEHPRAYLRKVAWTKYLRQSHHVESPAGFVPDRVGGTCPISEVILTETQQRIVRAIQQLSPAQQEVLAWQMDGFAYGEIAEFTGKTEMALRTNAKRGRAKLKELLGLAGPGHSHTEEGPSDE
- the pip gene encoding prolyl aminopeptidase, which produces MGELYPPVEPYEKGMLDVGHGNLVYWEVCGNPDGKPALVVHGGPGSGCGNGARQYFDPDLYRIVLFDQRGCGRSTPHASEPTTDMRHNTTRHLIADMERLREHLGIDRWLLYGGSWGSTLILAYAETYPERVSEIVIAAVTTTRRSEIDWLYRGAGRFFPEQWERFLEGAGGTPRDGDIVAAYAHLMEHPDPAVREKATADWCAWEDAVLSGETNGASNPYGDRPPAAQLALVRICSHYFSHGAWLEEGALLRDAHRLAGIPGVLVHGRLDLAGPLDTAWELARAWPDAQLTVVGNAGHLGSDTTRAHVLKALDQFARQG
- a CDS encoding RNA polymerase sigma factor, whose product is MNVNVPLYCLGCSDESDRLKVVFPTAADGGPVETPTGLYGDQDRWCRACWVYKAPFERFELLYGRRLRKYTRSRLHHLPGGAREMAVDDVSSEVMEVLWRSRDRIVLPERAMYRTALLIAKRRFPMSPKEAPIDACSAEDSIAEDAEDPMDEVINLILLEEELKKLPPRTRQYLYDHKGLGESAEEVAARHGVKKSTVTESSRRGLAAVRPKFADLPHYLALGAAIRQIIEWLLLLLWD